In one Arenibacter antarcticus genomic region, the following are encoded:
- a CDS encoding MFS transporter, protein MSKQNFTEQTKSIFPWLIMILMSSVTFVGILSELMPSGVLPLMMADLNISEVQTGNLVGYYAIASAIFAIPLISMTMQFNRKYLLMILLGGFAISNIIAGLVYDYTTIIILRVIGGICAGVMWPMIAAYGMRLVDEKDHGKAIAVIMAGTTLGISIGMPIMTSIGNDYGWRTEFIGLGVFIIGIALVSFFALPSIPGEKLTKSSSPFALLKIPAVLIVLLLTLLGVVAHYGVYVYITSLVDEIQLVGGVESALLFFGIGSLISVLLAIKYTDKHLRLLTISMFALLIISMVIFLMFGRTTGMGYFAFFLWGLSFGPLVTLLQAAVSRQVDTAKDVATSVQSSVFNLSIMIASSAAGLLLGMYSPMSLIYLAIALAIPGLIISFFTKKALS, encoded by the coding sequence ATGAGCAAACAAAATTTCACGGAACAAACTAAAAGTATTTTTCCGTGGCTGATTATGATTTTGATGTCGTCCGTGACTTTTGTGGGAATACTGTCCGAGTTGATGCCTTCGGGTGTTCTCCCTCTAATGATGGCCGATTTAAATATCAGCGAAGTGCAAACAGGCAATCTGGTAGGTTACTACGCCATAGCTTCTGCTATTTTTGCAATCCCTCTTATTTCAATGACCATGCAATTCAACCGTAAATATTTGTTGATGATTTTGCTTGGTGGATTTGCTATCTCCAATATTATCGCTGGCCTTGTTTACGATTATACGACGATTATTATTCTTAGGGTTATAGGTGGAATTTGTGCTGGTGTAATGTGGCCAATGATTGCTGCATATGGGATGCGATTGGTAGATGAAAAGGATCATGGGAAGGCTATCGCAGTAATTATGGCAGGGACTACATTGGGAATTAGTATTGGGATGCCAATAATGACCTCCATTGGTAATGATTATGGCTGGCGAACAGAATTCATTGGACTTGGTGTCTTTATTATTGGTATCGCTTTAGTCAGTTTTTTTGCATTGCCCTCCATTCCGGGAGAGAAACTTACTAAAAGTTCCTCACCATTTGCACTTTTAAAAATACCGGCAGTTTTAATTGTTCTTCTGCTAACCCTACTTGGGGTTGTTGCACATTATGGTGTTTATGTGTATATCACAAGCCTTGTTGATGAAATTCAGCTGGTTGGTGGTGTTGAAAGTGCCTTATTGTTTTTTGGGATAGGATCCTTAATTTCTGTATTGTTGGCCATAAAATACACCGATAAACACTTAAGACTACTTACAATTTCGATGTTTGCTTTGCTGATCATCTCCATGGTTATTTTTCTAATGTTCGGCAGAACAACAGGCATGGGGTATTTTGCTTTCTTTTTGTGGGGACTTTCCTTTGGCCCCTTAGTTACCTTGTTGCAGGCAGCTGTAAGTAGACAGGTAGATACTGCCAAAGACGTTGCCACATCAGTGCAGTCTTCTGTATTCAACTTATCCATTATGATCGCATCTTCTGCTGCGGGGCTGTTGCTCGGAATGTACT
- a CDS encoding amidohydrolase family protein — MKKKFFNAKIYRNDTATEIIVENGKITHIGTNLPKCEEEIDLGGKLVLPPYVDPHLHLDYVYTLSELGQEGAGSGTLFEAIELWPKFKETLTIESVKRLAMKGIKDEVSQGVQHIRTHIDVTDPNFTALKAMLEMKEEMKDTVDIQIVAFPQEGMYMYKGGRDLVEEALKMGADAVGGIPHYEPAREFGDKSVHDIVNLALKYDKMIDVHCDETDDTHSRFVELLNALVLMEDYGTRTTASHTCSFGSADSSYAFRMMDLFQKSKMNFISCPTENAYLQGRQDTYPKRRGLTRVKEFIESGINIAFAQDSINDPWYPMGNGNMMNILDNGIHLAQTMSPEEIKTSFDLITYNGARCLNIQDSYGLEVGKSANFIVLNESSVYEAIRKRVDVLASVRNGNFLFRRKEMEYDIPLSL, encoded by the coding sequence ATGAAAAAAAAGTTTTTTAATGCGAAAATTTATCGCAATGATACAGCAACCGAAATAATAGTAGAGAATGGAAAAATTACCCATATCGGAACTAATTTGCCAAAATGTGAGGAGGAAATTGACCTTGGAGGCAAGCTTGTTTTACCTCCTTACGTAGATCCTCATTTGCATTTAGATTATGTATATACCTTATCTGAACTTGGTCAAGAAGGCGCTGGATCAGGCACCTTGTTTGAAGCTATTGAATTATGGCCAAAATTCAAAGAAACATTGACGATAGAAAGTGTAAAAAGATTGGCGATGAAGGGGATTAAAGATGAAGTTTCCCAAGGCGTACAACATATCCGTACACATATAGATGTTACAGATCCAAACTTTACAGCATTGAAAGCGATGTTGGAAATGAAGGAAGAAATGAAAGACACTGTTGATATTCAAATCGTAGCCTTTCCACAAGAAGGCATGTACATGTATAAGGGTGGACGTGATTTAGTGGAAGAAGCTCTTAAAATGGGAGCTGATGCTGTAGGAGGAATTCCACATTACGAACCCGCTAGAGAATTTGGAGACAAATCTGTTCACGACATAGTTAATCTAGCGTTGAAATACGACAAAATGATAGATGTTCACTGTGATGAAACAGATGATACCCATTCCCGTTTTGTGGAGTTGTTAAATGCTCTGGTCCTTATGGAAGATTATGGTACCAGAACCACGGCAAGTCATACCTGTTCCTTTGGTTCAGCAGACAGTTCATATGCTTTTAGAATGATGGACCTTTTCCAAAAGAGTAAGATGAACTTTATTTCTTGTCCTACTGAAAACGCTTATCTGCAAGGACGCCAGGACACCTACCCAAAACGTCGTGGCTTAACTAGAGTGAAAGAATTCATCGAATCGGGCATAAACATAGCTTTTGCTCAAGATTCAATAAACGATCCATGGTATCCAATGGGGAATGGAAATATGATGAATATTCTTGACAATGGCATTCACCTGGCTCAAACAATGTCTCCAGAAGAAATAAAAACAAGTTTTGATTTAATCACCTATAATGGCGCTCGTTGTTTAAACATTCAAGACAGTTATGGTTTAGAAGTAGGAAAATCAGCCAACTTTATTGTTCTTAATGAAAGTTCTGTTTACGAGGCGATTCGCAAAAGAGTAGATGTATTGGCCTCTGTACGTAATGGTAACTTCCTGTTCCGTCGTAAAGAAATGGAATATGATATTCCGTTGAGCCTCTAA